The Staphylothermus marinus F1 genome has a segment encoding these proteins:
- a CDS encoding radical SAM protein codes for MLETKIIGVVWRNRPLYFVKGTPLYGYIGFGVIDRGTNVLQVRPTTLCPLNCIFCSVDAGPHSRNRRAEFIVDPDSIYEATIEIARFKGGGVEALIDTVGDPLTYPYLTYLVKKLKRSPYISSIALETHGALLSHRLIDELNEAGLDRINLSIDTLNNEKAKLLQGVEWFNIDKVKKLAEYIVQETNIDLHITPVWIPGINDDDIIEVIKWAYRIGAGKKWPPATIQKYNIHKYGRKVPGVKPLKWRMFWRKIREIEKATGLKVSWEMSEWGMEKRKRYPCPYRKNDVTAVKTVSPGLFRGEYIGVAVKKEWLITIYGGGKKIDHTYYVRIINDKDCLLIGRIVGET; via the coding sequence TTGCTAGAGACTAAGATTATCGGAGTAGTTTGGAGAAATAGGCCATTATACTTTGTTAAAGGAACACCTCTATATGGATACATTGGTTTTGGAGTGATCGATAGAGGAACGAATGTTTTACAAGTTCGTCCAACAACTCTTTGTCCATTAAACTGTATCTTCTGTAGTGTAGATGCTGGTCCACATAGTAGGAATAGACGAGCAGAATTCATAGTTGATCCTGATTCTATATATGAAGCAACTATTGAAATTGCTAGATTTAAAGGAGGTGGTGTGGAGGCATTAATTGATACTGTAGGAGACCCTTTAACATATCCTTATCTAACCTATCTAGTTAAGAAGCTGAAAAGAAGTCCCTATATTTCAAGCATAGCTTTAGAAACACATGGAGCCCTTTTATCTCATAGACTCATAGATGAGTTAAATGAAGCCGGCCTAGACCGTATAAATCTAAGTATAGATACCCTAAATAATGAGAAAGCAAAATTGTTGCAGGGAGTAGAATGGTTTAATATTGATAAAGTTAAAAAGCTTGCTGAATATATTGTTCAGGAAACAAACATAGATCTACATATTACACCTGTGTGGATACCAGGTATTAACGATGATGACATTATAGAAGTTATTAAGTGGGCATATAGAATTGGCGCCGGCAAAAAATGGCCGCCAGCAACTATTCAGAAATATAATATACATAAGTATGGAAGAAAGGTTCCAGGAGTAAAACCTCTAAAATGGAGAATGTTCTGGAGGAAAATTAGAGAAATAGAGAAAGCCACTGGACTCAAAGTATCTTGGGAAATGAGTGAATGGGGTATGGAGAAAAGGAAACGTTACCCATGTCCTTATAGGAAGAACGATGTTACTGCTGTAAAGACGGTATCTCCAGGTCTTTTCCGAGGAGAATATATAGGTGTAGCAGTTAAAAAAGAATGGCTCATAACGATCTATGGTGGAGGAAAAAAGATCGATCATACATATTATGTTAGGATAATAAACGATAAAGATTGTTTATTAATAGGCAGAATTGTAGGAGAAACTTGA
- a CDS encoding ABC transporter ATP-binding protein — MAETASINVYRPVPDDKTVLFVDNLRTWFPIRRSFTEVIRRAPRRYVHAVDGVSFKVEEGDVFGLAGESGCGKTTTGKTILRLVDPTSGVIGYRPRKRLLDEWKEIGYEPPVIDKYGDIDIARVPSKFLKPLRKEMQIIFQDPYGSLNPRATIYKILEEPLIIHRVGVTKDERVDIVARALEEVKLTPPEDFMYRYPHMLSGGQRQRVGIARALILQPRFIVADEPVSMLDVSIRAEILELMMDLKKKLNLTYIFITHDLAVARYITNKLAIMYLGKIVEMGETRRILENPMHPYTKALIEAIPEPDPKNRERIRNVPIKGEVPSAINIPPGCRFHPRCVSYDQHPELQRYCRTVEPSLIEIEKNHWVSCWLYGNPEEIIKMIRK, encoded by the coding sequence ATGGCTGAAACTGCATCTATAAATGTATATAGGCCTGTTCCAGATGATAAAACTGTATTGTTCGTGGATAATCTGAGAACATGGTTCCCAATACGTAGAAGCTTCACAGAAGTCATTAGAAGAGCTCCTAGAAGATATGTTCACGCAGTAGACGGAGTATCATTTAAAGTTGAAGAAGGAGATGTTTTCGGATTAGCCGGAGAATCGGGTTGTGGCAAAACAACAACTGGCAAGACTATTTTAAGACTTGTAGATCCAACATCGGGTGTTATTGGATACCGTCCCAGAAAGAGATTACTTGATGAATGGAAAGAAATCGGCTATGAGCCTCCGGTTATAGATAAATATGGCGACATAGACATTGCCAGAGTCCCATCAAAGTTTCTCAAACCACTTAGAAAAGAAATGCAAATAATATTCCAGGACCCTTATGGAAGCTTAAACCCCAGAGCAACAATATACAAAATACTTGAAGAACCATTGATCATACACCGTGTCGGAGTAACTAAGGATGAAAGAGTAGACATCGTTGCTAGAGCACTCGAAGAAGTCAAGCTCACTCCTCCCGAAGACTTCATGTATCGTTACCCCCATATGTTATCTGGTGGTCAAAGACAACGTGTAGGTATTGCAAGAGCGTTAATTCTACAACCAAGATTCATAGTTGCAGATGAGCCTGTATCAATGCTGGACGTATCCATTAGAGCAGAAATACTCGAGTTAATGATGGATTTAAAGAAGAAACTTAATCTTACATATATATTCATAACACACGACCTAGCGGTTGCAAGGTATATTACAAACAAGCTAGCAATAATGTATCTAGGAAAAATAGTAGAAATGGGAGAAACACGTAGAATACTTGAAAACCCAATGCATCCATACACAAAAGCATTAATTGAAGCAATACCAGAACCAGATCCTAAGAATAGGGAAAGAATAAGAAATGTACCAATAAAAGGCGAAGTTCCAAGCGCAATTAATATACCTCCCGGATGTAGATTCCACCCCAGATGTGTAAGCTACGACCAACACCCAGAACTACAAAGATACTGTAGAACCGTTGAGCCATCATTAATTGAGATCGAAAAGAATCACTGGGTTTCATGCTGGCTTTATGGAAACCCCGAAGAAATAATTAAAATGATAAGAAAATAA
- a CDS encoding ABC transporter ATP-binding protein — MAEKLLEVSHLKTYFYTTKGIVRAVDDVSFELNKGEVLGIAGESGCGKSTTAYSLIRLVPPPGRIVSGEIIFEGENLLKLSEDEFRKKIRWKKISMIFQGAMNALNPVFTVGDQIAEVLMLHKGLTKKEAMEEVYKLLEMVGINRRRARSYPHELSGGMKQRVMIAMALALQPPLVIADEPTTALDVVVQAQIMNLLKKLQREQKMSIILITHDLSLIAEIADKVAIMYAGKIVEYGKAEHIYYNPQHPYTQGLLKSIPRIRGEISKLEWIPGTPPDLLTPPPGCRFAPRCKYVMDICRKEEPPMVEVEPGHYVSCWLYAKKSEG; from the coding sequence TTGGCTGAAAAGCTACTAGAGGTTAGTCATCTGAAGACATATTTTTACACAACGAAGGGTATAGTTAGAGCTGTTGATGACGTATCTTTTGAGCTCAATAAAGGAGAGGTATTAGGAATAGCTGGAGAATCCGGCTGTGGTAAGAGCACGACAGCATATTCATTGATTAGACTAGTACCGCCTCCTGGAAGAATTGTTTCTGGCGAAATAATTTTTGAAGGAGAAAATCTTCTTAAACTGAGTGAAGACGAGTTTAGGAAAAAGATCAGATGGAAAAAGATCAGTATGATCTTTCAGGGAGCAATGAACGCTTTAAACCCCGTATTTACCGTTGGAGACCAAATAGCAGAAGTATTAATGCTTCATAAAGGGTTAACCAAGAAGGAGGCTATGGAAGAAGTATATAAATTATTGGAAATGGTCGGGATCAACCGTAGGAGAGCTCGGAGTTATCCACACGAGTTATCCGGAGGCATGAAACAACGTGTAATGATAGCAATGGCTCTAGCACTACAACCACCCCTAGTAATAGCTGATGAGCCTACAACGGCATTAGATGTCGTAGTTCAAGCACAAATAATGAATTTATTGAAGAAGCTGCAGAGAGAACAAAAAATGTCAATTATACTTATCACACATGATCTAAGCCTAATCGCTGAAATAGCTGATAAAGTTGCAATCATGTATGCTGGAAAAATAGTTGAATATGGAAAGGCCGAGCATATCTACTACAATCCACAACATCCATATACACAGGGATTACTAAAAAGTATCCCTAGGATAAGAGGAGAAATATCAAAGCTAGAATGGATCCCTGGAACGCCACCAGACTTATTAACACCACCTCCAGGCTGTAGATTTGCTCCTAGATGCAAATATGTAATGGATATTTGTAGGAAAGAAGAACCACCCATGGTAGAAGTTGAGCCAGGACACTATGTTTCATGTTGGCTTTACGCAAAAAAGTCTGAAGGGTGA
- a CDS encoding ABC transporter permease: protein MPLSESIREFWFEIRRQKIGIAGLILLFILVGLVVFFPVIANPADVDHWYDNEYWQDRMLPKLAPPTWANALDPNPYPVTHDIPDNNIKITIKKYNLMTFDGYVKYMNETGKTQQIIKQFREKYHVNLTWSQLQQILQLLWKKSVQQGQVGEVIYANLTYIFDLNSGKPPKDIAFRLRLNFGNILYNDLKQGVGVYIKRPDNITISLIPGYSYPSNPYDINQYAELGKREILDLLKIPYTYVKVENETRLFIKNDTDWFFILTEYASAARNYQQGLGLIQVLKPITDKAGVELVPGQLIDFMKITFSKATPEIISGQPGVLKGTYKAEFLFLLRIKPNDVGKVNVSITPVKARIMGAYGLLGTDNRGRDLWSAITYGVRWALLIGLLTAFGAVMIGVIYGMTSGYSGGYTDVAMQRIAQVVYSLPVLPLLILLSYFVSRSIWILIALLIAFGWVGLQFTVRSMVLQIREEPYIEAARALGASNLRILFKYVFPQLLPYAFASMALSVPGAILTEAGLSFLGLGDPDIVTWGKILYEANRGGAVLANAWWWVLPPGLMIAITALTFVMIGMALERIVEPRLRTR, encoded by the coding sequence ATGCCGCTCTCAGAGTCTATTAGAGAATTCTGGTTCGAGATTAGAAGACAAAAAATCGGTATAGCTGGATTAATATTATTATTTATCCTTGTAGGTTTAGTAGTGTTCTTCCCAGTTATAGCTAATCCAGCAGATGTGGATCACTGGTATGATAACGAGTATTGGCAAGATAGAATGTTGCCCAAATTGGCACCTCCAACATGGGCTAACGCTTTAGATCCAAATCCCTACCCGGTAACTCACGATATACCGGATAACAATATTAAGATCACAATAAAGAAATATAACTTAATGACATTTGATGGATACGTAAAATATATGAATGAAACAGGAAAAACACAGCAAATAATAAAACAATTTAGAGAAAAATACCATGTTAATCTAACATGGAGTCAGCTACAACAAATACTCCAACTGTTATGGAAAAAATCTGTTCAGCAAGGTCAAGTTGGCGAAGTAATATATGCTAATCTAACGTACATCTTCGATCTAAACTCCGGCAAACCGCCAAAGGATATTGCGTTTAGATTAAGACTAAACTTTGGAAACATATTATATAACGATCTAAAGCAAGGTGTTGGAGTATATATTAAGAGACCTGATAATATCACGATATCATTAATACCTGGCTATAGTTATCCCTCCAACCCATACGATATTAACCAGTATGCTGAGCTTGGAAAAAGAGAGATCCTAGATCTATTGAAGATCCCGTATACATATGTTAAGGTAGAAAATGAGACAAGACTATTTATAAAGAATGATACTGATTGGTTCTTTATCTTGACAGAATACGCTAGTGCAGCAAGAAACTATCAACAAGGACTAGGATTAATACAGGTTCTAAAACCTATAACGGATAAAGCAGGTGTAGAGCTTGTTCCAGGACAACTTATTGATTTCATGAAAATAACGTTTTCCAAGGCAACACCAGAGATCATTAGTGGACAACCAGGTGTATTAAAAGGAACATATAAGGCAGAATTTCTATTTCTCCTAAGAATAAAGCCTAATGACGTAGGTAAGGTCAACGTATCAATAACTCCTGTAAAGGCAAGAATAATGGGAGCTTATGGGCTTCTAGGAACCGATAATAGGGGAAGGGATTTATGGTCTGCTATAACATATGGTGTTAGATGGGCATTATTAATAGGTTTATTAACGGCATTTGGAGCGGTAATGATTGGCGTCATATATGGTATGACTTCTGGATATAGTGGAGGCTATACTGATGTTGCAATGCAGAGAATAGCGCAAGTAGTATATTCATTACCTGTTCTACCATTATTGATCCTACTATCATATTTCGTAAGCAGAAGTATATGGATACTTATAGCATTATTAATAGCGTTTGGATGGGTAGGTCTACAGTTTACAGTGCGTTCAATGGTTCTACAAATCAGAGAAGAACCATATATAGAGGCTGCTAGAGCACTTGGCGCTTCCAACCTGAGGATACTGTTTAAATACGTGTTCCCACAACTACTACCATACGCATTTGCATCTATGGCTCTAAGCGTACCAGGAGCAATTCTAACAGAGGCTGGCCTAAGCTTCCTCGGATTAGGAGACCCAGATATAGTAACATGGGGTAAAATACTCTATGAAGCCAACAGGGGTGGTGCAGTATTAGCTAATGCTTGGTGGTGGGTGCTTCCGCCAGGATTAATGATTGCAATAACAGCATTAACATTCGTAATGATCGGTATGGCTTTAGAGAGAATCGTAGAGCCTAGGTTAAGGACAAGGTAA
- a CDS encoding ABC transporter permease — MAAGIGRVVATTIINIIVVLVIVAIIMSTIFVIQADTYLKGLAKEMYNLRARQLEEQMARTGAPKQVIQQKLKLLNKTIWESLGLTKPLHERILMYAWNAIIFNFTAFPIRQGVAYPGGGTNAAEVVFNALRATAILFTTATIIELAIAIYLGLQSAKRAGSVLDRTITGIALLSASLPMWWVGILMLLVFSYHLGLFPYAAKEVYAAIGKLNPSSPFYIFDYIRTWLYYMALPLITIVLVTFGGGAYIVRNIVLGTLREDFVMVARAKGLPERLVLYKHVLRAASPPIATMTALSLVGSLGGAIITETVFQWPGMGLTYWIAIQNGDSGVVMANTWITTFLFIVVIFTLDFIYMLLDPRVRVGRRQG; from the coding sequence ATGGCGGCTGGTATAGGTCGTGTAGTTGCTACTACCATTATAAATATTATAGTTGTTCTCGTTATAGTTGCTATAATAATGTCGACAATATTTGTGATCCAAGCAGATACTTATCTCAAGGGTTTAGCTAAAGAGATGTATAATTTGAGAGCTAGACAATTAGAAGAACAGATGGCAAGAACCGGCGCGCCCAAGCAGGTGATACAGCAGAAGTTAAAGCTTCTAAACAAGACCATATGGGAAAGCCTAGGATTAACAAAACCTTTACATGAGAGAATATTGATGTATGCGTGGAATGCTATAATATTTAATTTTACAGCTTTCCCTATTAGGCAAGGTGTAGCGTATCCGGGAGGAGGCACTAATGCTGCAGAAGTAGTTTTCAACGCATTAAGAGCTACAGCAATATTATTTACTACTGCAACAATAATAGAATTAGCTATCGCGATCTATCTGGGCTTGCAATCTGCTAAACGTGCTGGAAGTGTCCTGGATAGAACAATAACAGGTATTGCACTACTATCTGCTAGCTTGCCAATGTGGTGGGTAGGGATACTAATGCTTCTTGTATTTTCGTATCATCTAGGATTGTTCCCATATGCTGCTAAAGAAGTATATGCTGCAATAGGAAAACTTAATCCGAGCTCGCCATTCTATATTTTCGACTATATAAGGACATGGCTATACTATATGGCTCTACCACTAATCACTATTGTCCTTGTCACATTTGGTGGTGGAGCATATATTGTGAGAAACATAGTGTTGGGAACACTTAGAGAAGACTTCGTAATGGTTGCCAGAGCAAAAGGATTGCCTGAAAGACTTGTTCTATACAAACATGTCTTAAGAGCAGCTAGTCCACCAATAGCTACTATGACAGCATTATCCCTAGTAGGCTCGCTGGGTGGCGCTATAATTACGGAAACAGTATTTCAATGGCCTGGAATGGGTCTAACATACTGGATAGCAATACAAAATGGTGATTCAGGAGTAGTAATGGCGAATACATGGATAACAACATTCCTATTCATCGTAGTCATATTCACTCTAGACTTCATCTACATGCTCCTAGATCCACGTGTCAGAGTGGGTAGGAGACAAGGTTAA
- a CDS encoding peptide transporter, with amino-acid sequence MIVNYKLLVGIIALAIVILSFTPPIPMAQNQGQPVTEITWTTSTQEEPAILQVAQGQADVFAWSVPLYKYDAIDPQYRQNLKLIRSTTTYVDIALNPAANVIDPNANGTVELVDKNLTGRQIPGLLVWDPPTNWVNWTQIGQNISWSQVHFNPWGIREMRYALEFLIDRDLIVRKIYGGSAAPALGAIRPSHPWYDHAKQIYEQLGLTPTGDKQKAQQIFLNALNKVRQIYQQYGMDLQLRDASDAPGGKWLYFVKGDGSEEPVTVYFVIRVEDERLYIGRQIADWIEKYFYIHVERIEKERSVVTPVIYGTNPVTTSTALGGVVWSMYTEGWVSMGEDIDVWARYDTAFFYAPLRGYGPNHQVKTWWYWFNRTMYEKGVDLYYGTYTEKNVDQLFNEIAWMLRAGIEQSIRVFVTENWEYTAVNKDRVVSLIPGKASGFWTPWAIRTLTTTDGKLKIIEYSSSGALFMSAWNTVLGFTDVYSELMGRQIRDFAFYSRPDTGIPEPVRVQSFDVERGNFTIPNDAYVYDPVQDKWVNIQNMNDQAADYFYGGKPTSAPVKVILNYKFGKWHDGSDITMADVLYWYGFYWEWSFDDSRVTNETDPYYDPEIDSSMSWIMGTIYGIKVLNSTAIEIYTSYDDVYKVLVAAQVAFWPDVPWHVMAAAEYLIVNKETPPGSSYPFGWTDREGQSVGISFIDPGHASKIQSALQTLQSQNFIPPYISTFPGLTVNDASTRYTDAINFITTYGHAMISNGPFYVESYNPSTNELVMKYFQPYDNVYPKGYWTNKFRLVVPQLVDISAPEIVIGAFDVQITLKLVQIAPQYQELTPSGFSILATVYKPTENGSVKVGDVPEDAIIDLGGGVYNISFSDELAAQFFNESGTYYLVIVIQHPESGTAIIRSLELTVIAAAPTTTTTTTTTTTTTTTTTTPPPTTTTTTSPPTTTTTTTTTTTTTTTTTTTTTTTTTTTTTTTTPPATTTTTTTTTSPPPTTPTTPAAGGVSTTTWAIIVAIIIIIIIAIIAWYYTRKK; translated from the coding sequence ATGATTGTGAATTATAAACTCTTGGTTGGAATCATAGCATTAGCTATAGTAATATTATCATTTACTCCCCCAATTCCAATGGCTCAAAACCAAGGACAACCAGTAACCGAGATAACCTGGACAACATCGACACAGGAAGAACCAGCTATACTACAGGTTGCGCAGGGTCAAGCAGATGTATTTGCTTGGTCAGTGCCGTTATATAAATATGATGCGATTGATCCACAGTATCGTCAGAACTTGAAACTAATTAGGTCAACAACTACATATGTTGACATAGCATTAAACCCAGCAGCCAACGTGATCGATCCTAATGCAAATGGTACAGTAGAACTAGTTGATAAAAACCTAACTGGTAGACAAATACCAGGACTACTCGTATGGGATCCACCGACAAACTGGGTAAACTGGACACAGATAGGACAAAACATTTCTTGGAGCCAAGTCCACTTTAACCCATGGGGCATCCGCGAGATGAGATATGCTCTAGAATTCCTAATAGACAGAGACCTAATTGTTAGAAAGATCTATGGTGGAAGCGCTGCACCTGCATTAGGAGCAATTAGACCCAGTCATCCATGGTATGATCATGCTAAACAAATATATGAACAACTAGGATTAACTCCGACCGGCGACAAACAAAAGGCACAACAGATCTTCTTAAATGCATTAAACAAGGTTAGGCAGATCTATCAACAATACGGAATGGATCTTCAGTTAAGAGACGCTTCTGACGCTCCTGGAGGAAAATGGCTGTATTTTGTGAAAGGTGATGGTAGCGAGGAACCTGTAACTGTCTACTTTGTAATACGTGTAGAAGATGAGAGATTATATATTGGTAGACAAATCGCTGATTGGATAGAGAAATACTTCTACATACATGTAGAAAGAATAGAGAAAGAAAGAAGTGTAGTAACACCTGTAATTTATGGAACAAACCCAGTAACAACTAGCACTGCACTAGGCGGAGTAGTATGGAGCATGTATACTGAAGGATGGGTAAGCATGGGCGAAGACATTGATGTATGGGCAAGATATGATACAGCATTCTTCTATGCACCACTAAGAGGATATGGTCCAAACCACCAAGTCAAAACGTGGTGGTACTGGTTTAACAGGACAATGTATGAAAAAGGAGTAGACCTATATTATGGTACATATACTGAGAAAAACGTAGACCAATTATTCAATGAGATCGCATGGATGCTGAGAGCTGGTATTGAACAATCCATAAGAGTATTCGTAACAGAAAACTGGGAATACACAGCTGTCAACAAGGACAGAGTAGTTTCTCTAATTCCAGGAAAGGCCAGTGGATTCTGGACACCATGGGCTATAAGAACATTGACAACAACTGATGGAAAACTAAAGATCATTGAATACTCATCATCTGGAGCATTATTCATGAGTGCATGGAACACTGTGCTAGGATTCACTGATGTATACAGCGAGTTAATGGGTAGGCAAATAAGAGACTTCGCATTCTACAGCAGACCTGATACAGGTATTCCAGAGCCGGTACGTGTACAAAGCTTCGATGTTGAACGCGGAAACTTCACAATACCAAATGATGCCTACGTATATGATCCTGTACAGGACAAGTGGGTTAACATACAGAACATGAATGATCAGGCAGCAGACTACTTCTACGGCGGCAAGCCTACATCGGCACCTGTAAAGGTCATATTAAACTACAAGTTTGGTAAATGGCATGATGGATCAGACATAACAATGGCTGATGTCCTATACTGGTATGGATTCTACTGGGAATGGAGCTTTGATGATTCACGAGTCACTAATGAAACTGATCCATACTATGATCCAGAAATAGATTCTAGTATGTCATGGATTATGGGCACTATTTATGGTATTAAGGTACTCAACAGCACTGCTATTGAAATCTATACATCATATGATGACGTATATAAAGTACTAGTTGCAGCACAAGTTGCATTCTGGCCTGATGTACCATGGCATGTGATGGCTGCCGCAGAGTATTTGATTGTGAACAAGGAAACACCGCCAGGTTCATCCTATCCATTCGGATGGACCGATCGTGAAGGACAAAGTGTTGGCATAAGCTTCATTGATCCAGGACATGCATCAAAAATACAGAGCGCATTACAAACTCTACAATCACAAAACTTCATACCACCATACATATCAACATTCCCAGGATTAACAGTTAATGATGCATCAACAAGATACACAGATGCAATCAACTTTATAACAACATACGGACATGCCATGATCAGTAATGGACCATTCTATGTAGAATCCTATAACCCGTCAACCAACGAGCTAGTAATGAAATATTTCCAGCCATATGATAACGTATATCCGAAGGGATACTGGACCAATAAGTTCAGGCTAGTAGTTCCACAGCTCGTAGACATATCAGCACCAGAAATAGTCATCGGCGCATTCGACGTACAAATAACATTGAAGCTCGTACAAATAGCTCCACAATACCAAGAATTAACACCTTCAGGTTTCAGCATATTAGCAACAGTTTACAAGCCAACAGAGAACGGATCAGTTAAGGTCGGCGATGTTCCTGAGGACGCCATTATTGATCTGGGTGGTGGCGTCTATAATATCAGCTTCAGCGACGAACTAGCAGCACAATTCTTCAATGAGTCAGGCACATATTACCTCGTGATAGTAATTCAGCATCCAGAGTCTGGAACAGCAATAATAAGATCATTAGAATTAACAGTTATTGCTGCAGCTCCAACTACAACAACTACGACCACAACCACCACTACTACAACGACTACGACAACAACTCCGCCACCAACAACTACAACCACTACATCGCCTCCTACAACGACTACGACAACCACGACTACTACAACAACTACTACTACGACCACTACTACTACGACTACTACTACCACGACCACAACTACAACCACAACTCCCCCAGCAACCACGACTACAACTACTACGACAACATCTCCGCCACCAACAACACCAACAACACCAGCAGCAGGTGGAGTAAGCACAACAACATGGGCAATAATAGTAGCAATAATCATAATCATAATAATAGCAATAATAGCATGGTACTACACAAGAAAGAAATAA
- a CDS encoding hydroxymethylglutaryl-CoA synthase, with translation MKIPEKEAGIIGWGSYIPRWRLKLEEITRIWGFAPETPHGLMVEEKSVAGIDEDAVTLGWEAAKNALARAEIDPKEIGAVWFGTESKPYAVKPSATIIAEALGITPDTMASDLEFACRAASEALRISIATIASGMVKYALVIGSDTAQANPGDVLEYTASSAATAFITGPADQAVAVFEASYTYVTDTPDFWRRAHVPYPLHGEGFTGEPAYFHHIINAVKGLFEKTGLKPDDFDYAIFHQPNGKFPLTVGRRLGFPKEKILPGLITPYIGNSYNSSALIGLSRVLDIAKPGQRILLAPFGSGAGSDAYSIIVTDKILEKQDKAPRVDDYLARKHYIDYALYAKYRGLIKRI, from the coding sequence ATGAAAATTCCCGAGAAAGAAGCAGGAATAATTGGTTGGGGATCATATATTCCTCGGTGGAGGCTTAAACTAGAAGAAATAACGAGAATATGGGGTTTTGCGCCAGAAACCCCTCATGGATTAATGGTTGAAGAAAAATCTGTGGCTGGAATCGATGAAGACGCTGTAACTCTTGGATGGGAAGCTGCTAAAAACGCTTTAGCCAGAGCAGAAATTGATCCTAAAGAGATAGGTGCTGTCTGGTTCGGTACAGAATCAAAACCCTACGCAGTCAAACCTTCAGCAACAATTATTGCTGAAGCATTGGGGATCACACCAGATACTATGGCTTCAGACCTAGAGTTCGCTTGTAGAGCAGCTAGTGAAGCATTGAGAATAAGTATTGCTACAATAGCATCTGGCATGGTTAAATATGCTTTAGTAATCGGTTCTGACACTGCACAAGCTAATCCTGGAGATGTACTCGAGTATACAGCATCGTCTGCAGCAACTGCTTTTATAACAGGTCCTGCAGACCAAGCTGTCGCAGTATTTGAGGCGAGCTATACCTATGTAACCGATACGCCTGATTTTTGGCGCAGAGCACATGTTCCCTACCCACTGCACGGGGAAGGATTCACTGGTGAACCAGCATATTTTCACCATATAATAAACGCTGTAAAGGGATTATTTGAGAAAACAGGGCTTAAACCAGATGATTTCGACTATGCAATATTTCATCAACCCAACGGTAAATTCCCATTAACTGTTGGAAGAAGACTTGGTTTTCCAAAAGAAAAAATATTACCAGGGCTCATTACACCATATATTGGCAATAGCTACAACTCATCAGCCCTAATAGGTTTATCCAGAGTTCTCGACATAGCTAAACCCGGGCAAAGAATATTATTGGCACCATTCGGAAGCGGTGCTGGTAGCGATGCTTACAGTATTATTGTTACCGATAAAATACTTGAGAAACAAGATAAAGCACCGCGCGTCGACGACTACTTGGCTAGGAAACATTATATTGACTACGCACTATATGCAAAATATAGGGGCTTAATAAAGAGAATATGA
- a CDS encoding SAM-dependent methyltransferase: protein MGKVPYIPSSYTAVRNALELAKVGRGDVLYDLGAGDGRAVIEAARRGALAVAVEIDPSFSALISLKAREAGLDDRIIVLEEDFFNTYLGFATVIYQYLYPSISRKLALKYSKELRKGTRIIAYNLPIPGWIPVKIYRFIDENGAVSTHYLYIKGISDPSSWILKHETIPPINTEYVMNIARD from the coding sequence ATGGGTAAGGTACCGTATATTCCGAGCTCTTATACAGCTGTTAGAAATGCATTAGAATTAGCAAAAGTTGGTCGAGGAGATGTCTTATATGATTTGGGTGCGGGTGATGGAAGAGCAGTGATCGAAGCAGCAAGAAGAGGAGCATTAGCAGTGGCTGTTGAAATTGATCCTTCATTTTCGGCTTTAATAAGTTTAAAAGCTAGAGAGGCGGGGCTAGATGATAGAATTATAGTTCTAGAAGAAGATTTTTTCAATACTTATTTAGGATTCGCAACTGTTATTTATCAATACCTTTATCCCAGCATATCCAGAAAACTAGCGTTGAAATATAGTAAGGAATTGAGAAAAGGAACACGTATTATTGCTTATAATCTCCCAATCCCCGGCTGGATACCTGTTAAAATCTATAGATTCATAGATGAAAATGGGGCGGTTTCAACACATTATCTATATATAAAGGGAATAAGTGATCCCAGTTCTTGGATTCTTAAACACGAAACAATACCTCCAATCAATACTGAATATGTGATGAATATTGCTAGAGACTAA